Part of the uncultured Desulfobacter sp. genome, AACCCGGTTCCCCAGCCTCAAAGAGCTGTATTCCGATCTTGTGGGCGGAAACTGGGATCTTGATCCGGAACAGACCATGGCATATGAGGTGGGTGCTGCCCACACATTTACCGGTAATATCAGGACAAATCTGGTTTTCTTCTATAATGACGTGGAGGATCTGATCGATATGATCACGGTTGACGGGGATAAAGTCTACGTCAATATCAACGAAGCGGTGATATACGGCGCCGAAGCCGGGATCTCCATACCGGTTACCGATCGCATGGATGTCAACCTGAACTACACCTATATGTCCACGGAAGATAAGTCCAACAATGGAAGGGATCTGGAAGGGCGCCCCCGCCACCGGATTAACCTGGGAGTGGGATACCGGTTTTCCTTCGGGCTGACCGCTGATCTGAACACCTCTTATAATTGTCACCAGTACTGGGAAAATTCAGACACCTATGCGTGGGAGAAACTGCCGGATTCTTTTCTGGTGAATCTGAAACTGACCCAGAAACTGCCGAATATTGGCAAGATGGCCCCGGAGGTCTTTGTGCTGGGCACCAACCTGCTGGACGAGGATTATTATGAAACCAACGGCCCTGAACCTGGATTTAATTTCCTGGTCGGTATGAATTTGAAGTTTTAGGAGAATGCCATGAGATGTATGATCTGCGAACACAAGTGTGACATTCCCATTAATGGAACAGGGCGGTGCAAGATGATTATGGCGGATGCCGGCGGCATACGCGAAAAATATCCCGACCGTTACCTGGCTGCCGTGGACACCGCCATCGAGTCCATGCCCATGGTGCACTACCACCCCAAAGGCACCTTTCTCCAGGTGTGTACCGTGGGGTGCAACTTCGACTGCCCGGGCTGTGTGTCCGAAATTCTCACCGATCACTTAAGCGCCATCAAGGGGCAGTTCCAGCAGATGTCTCCGGAACAGATACTGGACCTGGCGGAACAGACCCATGCCCAGGGGGTAATGTTCTGTTTTAACGAACCCACGATCTCTTTTTTTACATTCATGCGCCTGGCCCGCATGGCAAAGGAAAGAGGGCTGTCCGCCGGGTGTGCCACCAACGGGTACATGACCGAATGGGCGTTGAAAAAACTTGTGCCCTTTCTTGATTTCGTGAATATCGGCATCAAGGGTTCTGCGCCTGATGTATGCAAAGCGTGCGGGATTAAAGACGCCGGGCCTATTTTTCGGAATATCAAACTTCTCCATCAGCACGGCGTTCATGTGGAGATTTCAGCTGTATACCGCAAAGGCCGGGAAGATGAAGTCGAAAAGACCGCCTGGAATATTGCCGCTTTATCCAGACAGATTCCGTTCCAGCTCATGCGGTTTTTGCCCTTCGGCAACGGAGAGCCCGGAGACGAACCCACAGTGATGGCAGCCGAGGCCCTTTGCCGGCGACTGCAACAGCATCTTGACCATGTCTATCTGTTTAATACGCCCGGCACCTCTTTTCTTGACTCGGTCTGTCCCAGGTGCGGGCATACCATCATGTCCCGGGGATTTTTCGGGCCCATGTGTGCGAATCTTTACGATTATCAGCCCCAGGGCAAATGTGACTGCGGCTATCAACTGCCGCTGGAAGGAAGAATCCACGAAGAAGACCAGCATCGTATTTCAGGGTATTTCGGCGGTTACCGCACCGTGAACGCCATGAACATGATCCGCGGGATTTTGGCGATTTTAAATATGAAGGACAAGGCCGTTGCCGATACGGTCATGGCGGATGCGGTGCAAACGGATCTCATTGACGGTCTGTATGCCAGGCTGAACCGGATTGATGACTACCTTGACACGGTGGATGACTTTGCCCGAAAAACAGGGACGCAAAAAAAAGCGGCCCAATACCGGGAATATGTTGAACACCGGATCCAGCGGATCAGGGAGCTGACCTCAGATATTCCCAGGCCCAGGGTATACTTCTGCCTGGGGCATCCCCTGATCGCCATGTTCGGGGAAAAGATGGAATCGTGTCTGGCCGAGACCGCCGGTGCGGAACTCACCAATCTGGATCTGAACCGGGAGAAACGACCGGGTATTGCCATAGATCCCCAGGCCTTTGCGCGCATGGCGCCCCAGATCATTGTGGTGGCGGATACCCTGGCCTGGCCGCCTTCGGACGTCATTGGCTGGTGCCAAGAGAATAACCTGTCTGCCCCGGCCCTTGAAAACGGTAAGGTATTCGGCCTGCATCCCTTTCGCAGCTCCACCAATCCGGACTGGATATTAGGGCTCATGGCGCTGTGCAATATTATTCACCCGGATATTTTTGACCATGACCTTGAACAAGAGGCTAACGATTTTTACAAAACATTTTACGGACATCCCTTTAATAACGGCCAGTCGCCCCAACTTCCCTGGAAGGAGAACTTAAATGACTGAAACAAATTGGACCAAAACAAGAAACCCCAAATTTGACAAAGATGGTGCACGTCACATGGACCGGATCGCCAAGACGGCATTTAAACCTATCTATCCGGTGATTGCCAAAAATGCCATTGATGTTACCGGCGTGATGCGGGGCCGGTGCCTGGACATGGGCACAGGCCCCGGTATGCTGGCCATTGCCGTGGCAAACGCTGCGCCTGATATGGCGGTGACCGCCTTTGACTTTAGCGATGACGCCCTGGAAATTGCCCGGGAAAATATTCGTGAGGCGGGCCTTGAAGGCCAGGTAACCACTGCAGCTGGCGATGTGCATGCCATGCCCTTTGAAACCGGGGAATTTGATCTCATTGTCAGCCGGGGATCCATGTTTTTCTGGGCGGATTTGGAAGATGCGTTCAGCCAAATTTTAAGGGTCCTTTCCCCAGGTGGCAAAACCTATATCGGCGGGGGATTCGGAAGTCGTGAGCTCAAAGCCCACGTCATCCAGGAGATGGCCAAGATCGATCCCTCCTGGGACTGCTACGCCAAGAAGAAAAGCGGCGGCGACGGCATCAGGCGGTTTGAACGTATGTTTGATGAACTTAACTGCAGCGACTACCAGATCATTGATGATGACACAGGTTTCTGGATTGTGCTGTCGAACATGGCCTAGGCTTATGTGATCCTAACCTGGAATCTCAATGCCTCCTTGAGTTTTTGTATCGATATTGTTATTCTTTTTTTACGCTTTCATTGTGTATTAAACCACCTGAATCAATAAATTATTTTTAGATAAGTTTAATGTGTGCTGCCTTTTTGGGGCTTGTTTTATCAAGCCCCAAAAGTAGTCAGGCACAAGCGTAATAAGGAGATCTATATGGATATGAATGCATTTATTCTGGGGATTCCCAAAGCGGAACTGCATCTTCATATTGAAGGGACCTTGGAGCCTGAGACATTGTTTCGCCTGGCCAAAAGAAACAATATTTCCATTAAGTTCGATTCTGTGGACGAACTGCGGCAGGCCTATCAGTTCAATAACCTGCAGTCTTTTTTGGATATTTATTACGCAGGCGCAGGCGTCCTTCAAAATGAGAGCGATTTTTACGAACTGACATGGGAATATCTGCTCAAGGCAAAAGATCAAAACGTCCGTCACGTTGAAATCTTTTTTGATCCCCAGACCCATACCGAGCGGGGCATTGCCTTTGAAACGGTCATCACCGGGATTTATCAGGCGTTGTTGGATGGGGCCCGGGATCTGGATATCTCCTTTTGCCTGATCATGTGTTTTTTACGTCATCTGTCCGAACCCGAGGCGATGGAAACCCTCTCCCAGGCTTTGGAATTCAAAGATAAGATTACGGCTGTGGGCCTTGATTCCTCCGAAACCGGGCATCCACCGTCCAAATTCAGTCGTGTTTTTGAAAAAGCACGAAAAGAGGGCTTTATAACCGTGGCCCATGCCGGAGAGGAGGGGCCGCCGGAATATATATGGGAAGCCCTTGATGATCTTAAAGTCCAACGTATTGATCATGGGGTGAGAGCCCTTGAAGACACCTCGCTTATCAATGAACTCAAACACCGGCAAATCCCGTTAACGGTATGCCCCCTCTCCAATATTAAGCTGTGTGTGTTTGAAGAGATGAAAGAACATAATTTTAAGCAACTGTTTGACCAGGGCCTTTGCCTGACGGTCAATTCAGATGATCCTGCATACTTTGGAGGATATGTTGCTGAAAATTATCTGGCCGTACAAAACGCGTTTCAGCTGACGCCGAACGATATTGCGCAGCTGGCGATCAACTCTTTTAATGCGTCTTTTATCAGCCGGGATAAAAAAGAGTCCTATATTGATCAGATAAATAGATTTATGGCGGAATAAACCAACACCTTTTAAACGTATCATCACCGGCCCCGGCGCTTTGTCTTAAAGGAAAATATTGTTTACGGGCATGAAAATAAAACAGTCTTTGTTCAACGGCTTTCAAGCTGTGCTGACCATTTTCTTTGTGCTGCCGTGGTCAAATTCGTTTGTATGTGCACAGGATCAAGGGCGGCTCAATATTTTGGTCATCAATTCCTGTCAACAACCAACAGCCGAAACATAGTAAGCGATATTTAAACCCCATCTACCGCCACGCCCAGCGAGCCCATATAATGCCTCCAAACTAAAAGGAGGCGACCCCATGCCAAGATCAAGAAAAGCAACAAATGAAAGACTTAGCAGTTACTGGAAATCAAACATCGAACGCTGGGAGGCATCAGGGCTGACCCAGACAGAATATTGCAGACGCAATGACCTGTCCAAGGACAGGTTCACATATTGGAAAAGAAAATTTAAAGGACAGGATCGTCCTGTGGAATTCATCCAGTTGCCGATGCCTGCCAATATTCATACGACCGGGTTGAAGTTGAACCTTGGTCAGGGGGTACAAATAGAAATCCCGGACGGTTTCACCAGCGAGACGCTTGAAAGGGTTCTTGCAGCCTTGAGAGCTATCTCATGATGAACTTTCCACCAGACACAAAAGTCTATCTGGCTGTGGGTACTACTGACATGCGCAAAGCGATTAACGGCCTTTCCATTATCGTAAGCGAACGAATGCAGTTGGATATATTTTCAGGGTCCCTGTTTGTGTTCTGCAACCGAGCACAAACCATTTTAAAAATTTTATACTGGGATAAAAACGGTTTTTGCCTGTGGCAAAAGCGTCTTGAAAAAGACCGGTTCAAATGGCCGAATTCACCAAAAGATGTCATGGATATTACAAGCCGGGAACTGACCTGGCTGGTCGATGGACTGAATATAAATCAGGCTCATAAGCCCCTAAAATACTCTATGATTTTTTAGGCGAAAAACTATAAAAAACCCCTTGGTTATGGTATATACAGCCCATGACAAGAGACACTCTCAAAGATGCTGAAAGCCTGGATGAAGTCAAAGAAATCGCTCTGAATTTGTTTGATGAAAACATAATTCTTCAAGAGCAGATTAAATCCCTCCAGGACAGACTTTTTGGTCGTAAATCAGAAAAAACGCCCAAAGATGGCGAACAAATGTCTCTTTTTGATATGCCGGAACCCGATCTTTCGATTCTGAATGAAGATGATACCGTCACCATTACAGAGCATTCCCGCAAAAAACGCGGCCGCAAACCACTGACCGCAGATCTTCCCCGTGTCGATGTTGTTCATAAACTCAGTGAGAATGACAGAAAATGCGATTGCGGCTGCTTGAAAGATAAAATCGGTGAAGAAGTCTCTGAGCAGCTTGATTACATCCCAGCCAAGGTTCGGGTGATTAGAAATATCCGGTATAAATACGCCTGTAAAAATTGCGAGGGGGTTGAAGATGAAGGCCCCACCGTATCTATTGCCAGGATGCCGGATCAGATTATTCCCAAAAGTATTGCCACTCCGGGACTGCTTGCCCATATCCTGACCGCCAAATTTGCAGATGCTTTGCCGTTTTATCGTCAAGAAAAGCATTTTGCCAGAATCGGCATTGAGCTTGCCAGATCAACCATGTGTAAATGGGGCATGAAAGTGGCAGATGCCTGTGAAATTATCATCGGCATGATGAAGGACGACATCCTGGCCAACCCCATGATTGGTATTGATGAAACTCCTCTCCAAGTTTTAAAGGGACCACGGAAATCCAAATCTTATATGTGGATTTTCAGGGGTGGACCACCAGACAAGCCGATTATCCTGTTCGAATATCACCCGACACGGTCTGGGGATGTGGTTTCAACATTTTTGAACGGTTATAAGGGCATCGTCCAGACGGACGGATATGCTGGGTATGATTTCCTGGATACCAAAAAAGATATTGTTCATGTTGGGTGCTGGGTTCATGCTCGTCGGAAGTTTAAAGAGGTAACAAAAGCGCTTGGCAACAAGGCAAATTCTTCCGGAAATGCCGGTTCGGCATTGTTGTATATCAGCAAGCTTTATAAAATTGAAAAAGAAGCACGGGAACAAGGGTTTTCTGCGGAACAATTGTACAATAAGAGACAATCCCAGGCGGTTCCAATTCTTACCGAGTTTAAGAAGTGGCTTGATGATAGAGTAAACAAGGTTCCTCCCAAAAGCCTGCTTGGCAAGGCGATCAATTATACCATCGGCCAATGGCCCCGATTGGTCCAATACACAACTGAAGGGTTCATTCGACCGGACAACAATTTGGTTGAAAATGCCATCCGGCCTTTTGTCATCGGTCGTAAAAACTGGCTGTTTTCTGATACGGTTCAAGGTGCAAAGGCGAGTGCGGCAATTTACAGTTTGATAGAGACTGCAAAATCCAATGGACTGGAACCGTACTGGTATCTCAAGTACCTGTTTCAGCATCTGCCTGAGGCAATGACAAATGATGATTTTCAAGCGTTGCTCCCCTATAATGTGAAAAAAGAAAAAATTTCTGAATCTGTCCCGTGTTGAGTGGGGTTAAAACACCGCTTACGAAACATAAAAAATTATCCAGTGCAATCATTGAAGAAAATGTTCGCCGGGCAATCGAAAAAATAAAAGGCAGCCAAATCCTCCTGGTTGAAGATAATGAGATCAACCAGGAAGTGATTCAAGCACTTTTAGTCCCCAGCAATATTCGTGTGGAAACAGGCGCCAATGGACTGCAATTGCTTGATATAATAGAGGATGATGGATTTGGCGGTGTTTTGATGGACTGCCGGATGCCGGTCATGGATGGGTATGAAGCCACCCGGGAAATCCGGGTCCAGGAAAAATTTAAATATTTACCCGTCCTTGCCATCACTGCCAATGCCATGGTGGGGGACAGGCAAAAGGTGCTGGACGCCGGCATGAACGATCATATTGCCAAACCCATGGACCCGGACAAAATGTTTTTGACCATGGCCAAGTGGATCCCAGGGAAAAACATTTAATGACGGAACCTTGTCCCCCTTACTCTTGATAATAGCGGTCTTTTTCACTGTAAATACAGCCGCAATACTGCTGGCGGTACATGTCCAGGGCTTTTGAGGTCTCTATGCCCTGTTTCCAGCCTTCACGAAAATCCTGGTAAATGAATTTCAACCCGTATTGTTTGGCAAGGCTTTGGCCGATTTCCGTGATCAGGGCATGGTTCTGGAATTTTGAATAGAGCAGGGTGGTGGTAAAGCCGTCAAATTTGCCTTTTTTGGCAACCAGGGCACTGGCTTTAAGTCGCGCGTGATAGCAGTATCTGCATCTATTCTGTTCCCTGAATGTAACGGCGCGCAAAAATTCTTCAAGTTCGTACCCCTTTTGCCATATCATTTTCAGATTCATCTGATCGGCATAGGCCTGCAAGGTTTCTTCTCGTTTCATGCACTCGGTGAACGGATGAATATTGTGCCGGTAAAAATAGCCCATAACCTCCATATCCATGCCCCGCAACACCTCAAGGGGATATATGGTGCACGGGCCGCAGCAGGCGTGCAGAAGAACTCTCACAATCTTGCTCCAAAGATGGCGGTACCCACGCGCACCAGGGTTGCCCCTTCTTCAACTGCCACGGCAAAATCGTTGCTCATGCCCATGGATAAATGGGTCATGTCCGTATGGGGAAGGTTGAGTCGGTCAATATCTTTGCTGAGCTGTTTGAGCTGTTTGAAATAATCTCTTGCCTCTTCCGGGTCATCGAAAAAGGGGGGCATGCACATCAGTCCGGAAACATGCAGGTTATCAAATTGGCTGACCTGTTTTGCGATCTCCACAATTTCGTTTTCCCGGGCACCGGATTTGGTTGTTTCCCGGGCAATATTTACCTGGAGCAGAATATCCTGGGTTTTGCCTATTTTTTCAGCCTGGCGGTTGATCTCCTTGGCCAGTTTGACCTTATCCACGGTGTGAATCAGGTCAAAATACTTGACCGCAAATTTGGCTTTGTTGGATTGAAGATGTCCGATAAAATGCCAGGTGGCCGACTCCCTGCCAAGGATGTCGATTTTTTCCATGGCTTCCTGGATGTAATTTTCTCCAAAGTCCCTGTGCCCTGCGTCAATGGCCTCTTGGATCATGTCGGACGGTTTTCTTTTGCTCACGGCAATAAGGGTCACATCGGATGCATTCCGCCCGCTTTTTTGCGCGGCGGCAAAAATTTTATCATGAATTTTTTTTATTTTGGATTGAATCTGCATGACTATTTATTCTTTCTTAAAACTGATTGCCCCTAAAGATGTCAGGGCATCAATGAGTTCACACACGGGCAGGCCCACAACGTTGGTATAGGAGCCGGATATCTCTTTGACCAGAAAGGCGCCAATACCTTGAATACCATACCCTCCGGCCTTGTCATAGGGCTCGTTGGTGCCTGCGTACCAGTTGATTTCATCACTGGACAAGTCCTTAAACCGTACCTGGGTGTTTACAACCCGGGTCACCACGTCATCTCCCTTGGCTTTCATAATGGTGAAGGCTGTGAATACATTGTGTTTTCTGTTGCTGAGCCGGCTTAACATACTCTTGGCCTGCTGGTGGCCGACAGGTTTTCCTAAAATGGTATTATCAAGGGCCACAATCGTGTCCGCGCCGATGATCCAGGCGTCAGGATAGCTGGGTGCCACGGCCTGGGCCTTTATTTTGGACAACAAACTAACATAATTTTCTGGGGCGATACCCACATCAACTTTAGACTCATCGATATCCGCCACATGAATTTTAAAATCTATACCTGCCTGGGTCATCAGTTCTTTTCTGCGCGGTGAGCCCGAGGCAAGAATAATTTCTTCTTTGTTTATATGTTTCATGGCCCCCTATGTATCACAATTGGTGGCCATTCAGAAACCGCCTTTTTGGCAAAATTGTTTCATTGAATGTTATTTTAAGGTTGGAAATGCGGGGGGCTCCGCTAAAAAAAGCTTAAGCATAGCTGTTTTGAAAAACGACATATTGATTTTTCGTCTTTTTGGCCTCGTACACGGCTTTATCTGCGCACTGCAAAAGTGTTTCGGCGTCATCTGCTGAAGATTATGATGTGTCATAATACCTTGTATTCAAAGATTAAAATTATACGGTATCTTCCAGGGTAAAACAAATGCATTCTCCAGGTATGTCCGTCCTTGACAGGATTTTTACGGTAGTGGTACATGTGAAACATGCAGAAATTTTTAATTGATAAAGACGCGTTAGGCGCGGGCAGGGTCCTCATCCAGGGCCAGGATGCCAAACACATATGCAAGGTGCTCAGGCTAAAGCCCAAAGATACCGTTTCCATGACCGACGGCCATGGTACCGACTTTACAGGGTGCATAGAAAAAGCCGCTTTGGACTGTGTGGAAGTGTCAATATTAACCGAGCAGAAAAGCCACACCGAGTCCGCCCTTGATCTGACCTTGTGTACGGCCATGCTTAAACACAACAAGATGGATGAGATCATCAAACAGATTACCCAGCTTGGGGTAACCCGCTGGATTCCTTTCTATTGCAAAAGATCCATACCATTGTCGGGCCAAAAAAGGGAGACAAAGCAGATTGAGCGGTGGCAGACCATTGCCAGAGAATCTTTGAAGCAGTGCCGGCGATCCCGTCTTGTGGACATTATGCCGCCCATGGATTTTCAACAGGTTCTGGACTTTTCAAAGGGGTGTTCCCATCGATTTGCCTTCTGGGAAGCCTCGGATCACCCCCTTGCCGGAACCATTTTCCATGGGGCCGGCAAAGCGGTTATCCTGATCGGGCCCGAAGGGGGATTCGAGGCGCAGGAGATCCAGGATGCCGTTGACGCAGGGTTTACAAGCTATTCCCTTGGACCCAGAATCCTGAGGGCTGAAACGGCTGCAGTCTCGGCCTGTGCGTTAATTCAGTATCTGCTGGGTGATATGGGCGGGGCCTGGGAATAACATTCTTAATGCGGTTCTAATTTTTTGCTTGACTTGAACGGCCAAAGAACATATAAAAGCTGACGTTGTTGACGTGCCCAGGTAGCTCAGTCGGTAGAGCAGGGGACTGAAAATCCCCGTGTCAGCAGTTCAATTCTGTTCCTGGGCACCACGATTATAAAAGCTTTCAGCGGTCTTCGTTGAAGGCTTTTTTGCTTTTAAAATTTCTTGCAAAAAACGTCCATACAATTTTTTTTTAAAACGGTTTCATGAAGCGTCAGATCGCCATGACCGCATTGTCATAATCCCATAAAAAGACGGTTACGGCTGCGCCCCCCAAAAGGATTAAAAGGCTGCCGACGATAAAAACGTAGGATACGCCGATCCAGTCGAGGATAAGTCCGGAAAGGATGGGGGAAACGATGAATCCCAGCCCCCAGGCCGCATCGTTGAGGCTCATAATAGATGCCATGCCCATGGTCTGTCCGAGCCGGCCGGTGATGACCAGGCCGCCGGGTAAAGACAGGCCGTTGGCCATACCCATGAGAATATTTAGGATCAGAATCGGAATAAATCCGTGAACAAAGGGCATGCCCAGGACGGTTATGCCGCAGGCAAAGGTGCCGTAAATGATCAGATGTTTGGGATTGATCCGGTCGGCAAGCCCGCCGCTTGCCCGCTGGAGAAAGGCAATCAAAAAGATATTCATGGTTAAAATGACGCCAACCTGGGAGCTTGATAGTTCTAACTGCATGGCTAAAATGGGCAGAAACGTATACACCGATCCCTGGCCCGAGGCTGCGAAAAAACGCATAATAAAGATGCCGGCGGCGGTTTTGTTGGCCATTATTTTTGTGAATGGGTAGGGCTTGGCCCGCTTTATATCTCCAAGATGGGCTTTGTCCGCAGGCAGGAAAACTACCACGATTAAAGCGGTGATCAGGGCCAGGCCTCCCATGATGTAAAAAGCGGCGTTAAAGCCGAGGGTGTCCCGGATTGTACCGCCCATGACAGGGCCGAAACCCAGACCGATCATGATGGCCATGTTCAACGTTCCCATGTAGACCCCAAGCTTTCGAGGCGGTGCAATGTCCGCCGCCAGTGCCATGGCCACCGGCACCACCAGAAGTGAGGCCATACCGTGAAACAGCCTGATCAGGATCAGGGTTTCGGCATTTTCAGGCAGTACATAAAAAACAGAGAGGAGTGCATAGATGAACAGGCCCGATGCAATGAACCGTTTTCTTCCCCATCTATCCGATATCTGTCCGCTGAAAGGGCTTAAAATAGTTCTTGAAATATTGAAACTGGCAACGATCAGGCCCACCAGAAAACCCCCGGCCCCAAGCTCCACCGCATAAATCGGGATCAAAGGCCAGATGATGCCAAGCCCCATCATCGACACCCCCACGGCAGCAGACAGGATAAAGAGAATAGCAGATTTGTTCATTGGGGGGCTTCCATATGTTCATTGGGGTCGGTTGCATTAATCAAGACCCAGATTGTCGTAAAAATGCCGGCGTTTCATCCGGTACAGCGCTTTGTCTTCTTTGACCAGGTACCAGTATTTGTCGTTTTTGTCATCAAAACATTCAAAGAGCCCGGTATAATCTTCTATGTCCGTTACATCACACACCCTGGAAACATCATCGTTGAACCGACGGCATACCGAAACCCAGTCTTCGGTTTCTGCGTCTTTTTTAATGGTGATTGCCTTTGAGGTTTCATCAAATTCAGCCTGGATACATTGCATGTCGATACCTCCGGATTTTGAAATTACAGGGTCAAACGGCCCTTGGTTATGGAAATTCTTTTTGCAGAACAGCTTTTTATTGGAGAAAGTTTATCAAAAATTCGAAGGGTTTTAAAACATTTAGTTGAGTCAATTTAATCGTCTTGGGAAATAGGCCTGAAACATCGAAGGGCCGATGATTGTCAGTTCAGCTTTTTTTTGATATTGAAAACGGCACGCGGTACAAGGCGTCATACAAATAACAGCCATGGGCTGACCTGACATATCAGCACTGAAGGACAGCCCACAACGAAGATTGAAAGAACTCAGTAACTTACTGAGATTTTTCATATAAACAACAAACATAAAAGATAGAGAATAGATCACATGAAATACTCACAGGCAAAACAGGGAAGAATATACGTTATTCGTCTTGAAGACGGAGATATCATTCACGAAGAACTTGAACGGTTTGCCAAAGAGAAATCTATAAAAGCCGCGGCGTTAACCATTCTCGGCGGGGCGGACGAAAAAAGCAGGCTGATTGTTGGACCCGAACATGGCCGGACACAGACCATTACCCCCATGGAACTTGTTCTCAACAATGTGAATGAAATCGTGGGAACCGGTACGATTTTTCCCAATGAGCAAGGCGAAGCAAAATTGCACATGCACATTGCCTGCGGCAGAGAAGAATCAACCGTAACCGGATGCGTACGCAACGGTGTCCGGACATGGCACATATTGGAAGTGATCCTTTTTGAGTTGATTGAGACCGACGCTGTACGTGTGTTTGATCCAACCACAGGGTTTGAATTGCTCAATCCATAAAAACGTATTCGTTTATTCTTTTATTAGGGGAGATTGGTATTCGATCCAATTTCCCCTGTTGTCTCGGCGGTCTGTGCCGGACCTGCAATCTGGATTAATCCGTTTTTCAATGCCCGTATAATTCACCGGGTTGCGTCTGCGGCGATCTGTTCCGGACCGTCTTTCGTCCCGGCCTCTACGCTCTTGGTTTTTTTCCATGGTGATACCCTCCTTTGCCTTACGGAATTTGACGAGGATATCAAAATTATAATGGGTAGAACGGCCTCTGTCAAATAGACGGCTGCCTGGTGCAAGTGTTCGTTTGTAGTCAAGTACCTCCGGCAGAGCCGGAGGCTTGAATTTATGAACCGCTCA contains:
- a CDS encoding MFS transporter, yielding MNKSAILFILSAAVGVSMMGLGIIWPLIPIYAVELGAGGFLVGLIVASFNISRTILSPFSGQISDRWGRKRFIASGLFIYALLSVFYVLPENAETLILIRLFHGMASLLVVPVAMALAADIAPPRKLGVYMGTLNMAIMIGLGFGPVMGGTIRDTLGFNAAFYIMGGLALITALIVVVFLPADKAHLGDIKRAKPYPFTKIMANKTAAGIFIMRFFAASGQGSVYTFLPILAMQLELSSSQVGVILTMNIFLIAFLQRASGGLADRINPKHLIIYGTFACGITVLGMPFVHGFIPILILNILMGMANGLSLPGGLVITGRLGQTMGMASIMSLNDAAWGLGFIVSPILSGLILDWIGVSYVFIVGSLLILLGGAAVTVFLWDYDNAVMAI
- a CDS encoding RsmE family RNA methyltransferase produces the protein MQKFLIDKDALGAGRVLIQGQDAKHICKVLRLKPKDTVSMTDGHGTDFTGCIEKAALDCVEVSILTEQKSHTESALDLTLCTAMLKHNKMDEIIKQITQLGVTRWIPFYCKRSIPLSGQKRETKQIERWQTIARESLKQCRRSRLVDIMPPMDFQQVLDFSKGCSHRFAFWEASDHPLAGTIFHGAGKAVILIGPEGGFEAQEIQDAVDAGFTSYSLGPRILRAETAAVSACALIQYLLGDMGGAWE
- a CDS encoding Maf family protein encodes the protein MKHINKEEIILASGSPRRKELMTQAGIDFKIHVADIDESKVDVGIAPENYVSLLSKIKAQAVAPSYPDAWIIGADTIVALDNTILGKPVGHQQAKSMLSRLSNRKHNVFTAFTIMKAKGDDVVTRVVNTQVRFKDLSSDEINWYAGTNEPYDKAGGYGIQGIGAFLVKEISGSYTNVVGLPVCELIDALTSLGAISFKKE
- a CDS encoding PPC domain-containing DNA-binding protein; protein product: MKYSQAKQGRIYVIRLEDGDIIHEELERFAKEKSIKAAALTILGGADEKSRLIVGPEHGRTQTITPMELVLNNVNEIVGTGTIFPNEQGEAKLHMHIACGREESTVTGCVRNGVRTWHILEVILFELIETDAVRVFDPTTGFELLNP
- a CDS encoding YggS family pyridoxal phosphate-dependent enzyme, encoding MQIQSKIKKIHDKIFAAAQKSGRNASDVTLIAVSKRKPSDMIQEAIDAGHRDFGENYIQEAMEKIDILGRESATWHFIGHLQSNKAKFAVKYFDLIHTVDKVKLAKEINRQAEKIGKTQDILLQVNIARETTKSGARENEIVEIAKQVSQFDNLHVSGLMCMPPFFDDPEEARDYFKQLKQLSKDIDRLNLPHTDMTHLSMGMSNDFAVAVEEGATLVRVGTAIFGARL